In Deltaproteobacteria bacterium, a genomic segment contains:
- the pyrB gene encoding aspartate carbamoyltransferase, protein MTHHFKGKHILHGGQFSRQDLEEIMEVARGLEEKAEAQQIPPLMKGKILATLFFEPSTRTRLSFEAAMHRLQGDVISVASAQTSSAAKGETIADTARTVSQYADVIVIRHPKIGSAKEAAEAASVPVLNAGDGAGQHPTQALLDVYTIQKELGSLEGITVSLVGDLKYGRTVHALVELLSLYPVKLVFVSPENLKMPVEITEKLRQKGVQVTETDNLGEALAASDLLYVTRIQKERFSDLSEYEKIKGTYVISDRLLREAKKEPTIMHPLPRVDEITTDVDAHPGAAYFRQVRNGIFVRMALLAMVTGAA, encoded by the coding sequence ATGACTCATCATTTCAAGGGAAAGCACATTCTCCACGGCGGTCAGTTTTCCAGACAGGATCTGGAAGAGATTATGGAAGTGGCCAGGGGGTTGGAAGAGAAAGCAGAAGCCCAACAGATTCCCCCTCTCATGAAAGGGAAGATCCTGGCCACCCTTTTCTTTGAGCCGAGTACCCGCACCCGGCTCTCTTTCGAGGCGGCCATGCACAGGCTCCAGGGGGATGTGATCAGTGTGGCCTCGGCCCAGACTTCATCGGCGGCCAAGGGGGAGACCATTGCGGATACGGCGAGAACGGTCTCCCAGTATGCCGACGTGATCGTGATCCGGCACCCGAAGATCGGATCAGCCAAGGAAGCAGCCGAGGCAGCCTCTGTTCCCGTTCTCAATGCAGGGGACGGGGCAGGTCAACATCCCACCCAGGCCCTGCTCGACGTCTATACGATCCAGAAGGAGCTCGGCTCCCTGGAAGGGATCACGGTCTCCCTGGTGGGGGATCTCAAGTACGGCCGTACGGTTCACGCACTGGTTGAGCTGCTCAGCCTCTACCCCGTCAAACTCGTCTTTGTGTCGCCTGAGAATCTCAAGATGCCGGTGGAGATCACCGAAAAGCTCAGGCAAAAGGGGGTCCAAGTCACGGAGACCGATAATCTCGGCGAGGCCCTGGCCGCGAGCGACCTCCTCTATGTGACGCGAATCCAGAAGGAACGATTTTCCGACCTATCCGAGTACGAAAAGATCAAAGGGACCTATGTGATCAGCGATCGGTTGCTCAGGGAGGCGAAGAAGGAGCCCACCATCATGCATCCCCTCCCGAGGGTCGACGAGATCACCACAGACGTGGACGCCCATCCTGGGGCAGCCTATTTCCGGCAAGTACGAAACGGGATCTTCGTGAGAATGGCTCTCCTGGCCATGGTGACCGGCGCGGCTTGA